The genomic interval ACTCTCATGTTATACTTGCATTTATAAGTAGCAGAATTCCATCAGATTTACTCGAAACAGATTTAATAATAGATACATCACACGAAGGCTTTAGTGGAACTGGTTTAAAGGTGGCTTCAACTTTGCGATTGCATCGTTTAATGACGGTAACGACTTCACTGTGCCAACGTGAATTGGGAGAGTTATCTCCCAAATTTCTGAGTGAAGTAAATAATAAACTAAAGAAGTTGTTTTGTATAAGATGAAGATAACCATTATTCCTGAATTTGATTAATAAATACAATTATGAAAATTACTTTTCTAGTACCACCACCCATTGATGGAAATATCCCGGAGCGGGTTGCCGGGTGTGCATACCTGCTCTATTATGTCCCGAATATCTTCCTCCTCAGCGCAGCGGCTGTTCTGGAAAAGGCAGGTTGCGAAGTTCGATATATTGAAACTACCATTAAAAAATGGGACCGAAGACAATTCCGGACGTTCCTCAGGGAAGATTTGAGTGATATTTACAGCTTCTACTCAGTCAATCTCTCACAAAAGACCGATATGCAGGCATTGCATGACATCCGTGAGATAAGGGGAGATATACCGGTTGTATTTTTTGGCCCTGCACCATCAGACAGACCGCTGGAATTTGTTGCAGACGACGATACCTATGCCGTCAGGGGTGAACCGGAATACACGATGCTTGAACTGGTAAATGCATTAGAGGATAAATCAGCCATTAACGGTATCAAAAGCGTGTCTTTCAGAAGCAATAATGGAATTATCAATAATGATACCAGAGAGCCAATAGAAAATCTGGACGAACTTCCCTTTCCCGCAAGACATCTTTTGGAAGAGAAGGACGTCTATTATAATCCCAAACTGGGGATGCGGCCGTTTACTGCCGTTTGTACTTCACGGGGTTGTTCCTACCGCTGCATTTACTGTGTTCCTTCTTCACTGAGCTTCTCAAGAGAACTTGAATACAAGCATTACTTTGACAAAAAACCGCCCGTAAGGAAGCGGTCGTCTGAGAATATCATTGGGGAATTTGCCTTATTGAAATCGCAGGGGTATAAGGCAGTGAATATGCAAGATGACCAATTCGTGTGGGGAGAAGAAAGGACTATTAAAATTTGCGAGGGCATTAAAGATTTAGACATAGTATGGGGGTGTTCCGCAAGGTCGGATCATCTGACGGAACCCATAGTAAGGGCAATGGCTGCGGCAAATTGTAAATTTATTGATCTTGGCGTGGAATCATTTAACCAGGAAATACTGGATTATGTGAAAAAGGATATTGACGTTAAAAAGAATGAAGAGGCGATACGACTGGTAAAAAAATATGGCATATCTGCAAAAATAAATATTATGTTCGGGGCTTCTCCATTAGAAACAATGGAAACCATAAGAAAAAATACAGAAGAAGTGAAACGGTTAAAGGTAGATCAGGTAATGTATAATATCGCAAATCCATTTCCCGGGACTGATTTTTATAAAACGGCGAAAGAAAACAATTTATTTGTTTATGGTGACTATAAACCGGTGAATGTGGCAAAGGAAGCCAACATAGCCTATCCCCATCTGAGCAAGACAGACCTTGAAAGAGCGGTGCGCAGTGCCAATTTTGCATTTTTCCTTTCCCCCCGTTTTGTTCTTAAAAATATCAGAAGAATCGGTTCGCTTGATGCTTTGAAAGCGATGTTTCGAAAGCTTTTCTAACAATGAAATTTTCAATCCTTATACCCGCTTATAACGAAGAAAAATCCATTTCCACCTGCCTTGATTCTCTTCTTTCCGTGACTTATCCCGACAAAGAAATTATTGTTATTGACGACGCCTCTTCGGACCATACCGTAAAAGAAGTCGAAACGTTTGCAAGCAGGGGCGTTATATTGGTAAAAAGAGAAAAAAACGGCGGGAGGGCTGCCGCCTTGAACTCGGGATTATCCCGGGCTACCGGAGAGATTGTCGTCACAACCGATGCGGATACCGGCGTTTCTCCCCATTGGTTAACCCTGTTTGAACGTCATTTTGCAGATGAAGAGGTTATTGCGGTTGGGGGCGCTTATAAAGCGCAAAACAAGGGTAATCCGCTGGCAAATGCAACAAGTGTATTAGATCAGATTTTGAACGGCACATTCAGAAAAACGTTTATTCCGAACAAAGTATCCGGAGTAAACTCTGCGATACGCAGGGATACATTGCTGGATTTGGGAGGGTTTAATGAAAGCGCATGGTGGAGCGAAGATTCCGAATTAGGATGGAAACTGGATAAAACCGGCAAGGTCATTTATGATCCGGAGAATGTTGTATATACACAATATCCTGATACATGGGAAGGCATATGGAGGAGGAAGTTTTACTGGGGATATGCGATGGGATTGAAATTCCGTCAGCATATGCCTTTCAGACTGAAATTATGGATACGTCCCACCGTATTTATGGCACTTTTTGTGAGCCTGGTTGTGTTTTTGGCAACGATACCCTGCGGAATGAGGGTATACTTTGTACCCGGATTATTTTTTGGAACATTATTGAGTGCATTAACATTAGTATATGTCCCGATAGGCGCAATCGTTATGATAAGAACGGGGGATACCGGTTTGGCAAAAACATTGCCGCTACTGGCAATCCTGCCTATTTTTCGGGAATTTGCGTATGTGTACGGCATGTTTCTTGGTTATTGTAAAGGTAAGCCATCCGCCTTGAAACCTTCATGGAAGAGGAAACAGGGAAAGAAAAAATTATGAAAGAAAAAACAAAAAAGAGTGTTTCATATAAAGATGCCGGTGTTGATATTGATACGAAAGGTTGTTTTACGTCGAATATCTATTCGAAAATGCAAACAACATTTGACGGCAGGGTAATTGAGAACCCAGGGGGATTTGGCGGGTTGTTTGCATTAAATTCAAGGCTGAAAAAATATCGACAGCCCGTTCTTGTTTCTTCCTCCGATGGCGTGGGCACAAAATTAAAAATAGCCTTTATGATGAATAAGCATGACACCATTGGCATTGATTTAGTGGCCATGTGTGTGAACGATGTTGTAGTGTTGGGTGCCGAGCCTTTGTTTTTTCTGGATTACCTTGCAAGCAGCAAAATCATACCTGAAGTTCTTCATGAAGTTATAGATGGTATCGTTGAAGGGTGCCGCCAGGCCGGTTGTTCACTCATTGGAGGTGAAACACCTGAAATGCCGGGATTTTACCAAAAAGGAGAATATGACATCGCTGGTTTTGTTGTGGGGGTGGTAGAAAAAGACGAGATTATTAATGGTAAAAACATTACACCGGGAGACGTTGTATTGGGGTTAGGTTCCAACGGCATTCACAGCAACGGGTATTCACTTGTTCGAAAGATTTTTTTTGAGGAAGCGGGAATGAAGCCTTCCCGGAGTTTACGGAAATATGGGTTGAAAACAACCCTGGGAGAGGAGATTCTTAAGCCTACCAGGATTTACGTAAAAGCAATTCTCAAAATATTAAATAAATATAAAAATAAAACTGTTATTAAGGGGATGGCGCATATCACCGGCGGCGGTTTGCTGGAAAATATACCGAGAATCCTGCCGGAAGGGTGCTCGGTGAAAATAGACAAAACCAGGTGGGACATTCCGGCAATATTTAAAATAATGCAGGATATCGGCAATATTAATGAGCGGGAAATGTTTCGTGTTTTTAATATGGGGATAGGTATGGCGCTGATTGTTTCTGCGTTGGATGTGAAAAAAATAATGAATGACCTAAACGCTGCCGGTGAATCAGTATCGGTTATTGGCGAGGTAACTGAGGGGGAAAGAAGCGTACAGGTTATTTAACGGAATCAATTAAATAATAGAGGAATTTTCGTTTTATGTAAAAACGAAATACCAGCAAAAGAAAAATCCCCCTGAACCTTATGTTCAGGGGGATTTTCATTTATCATTAGCAATAATTGAATTCCTTTGTTTTTAAACCTAGAATAAGTATTCTACGCCTGCCCCTACAATTACCTCTTCGTCAGCGCTGTCATCACCGGCAAAATTAATATACCTGAATTCAGGCCTGAATAAGAGATTTTCTCTCACCTTTATGTTTGCAGTGACGGTTACGTCCCATACTGAAGTATCAAACCATCTTACACCATCGGTATCGTCGAGGTATTCGTATCGAACAACACCCTGGAACCAGTCGGTAAAATCATATAAACTATATCCGGCAACGCCCCACCAATGGCCGGTAGTACCAGTGGCCATACCGCTGGAAATATCCATTGCGGCATCTTCTGCAACACCCCAATCTCCATTGAACATTAACTTCAACTTGTTTGTTAACTGGTATGATGCTACCAGGTCAAACATTTGAGTTAAACCACCGGTAGAACTGCTTCGTTGAGCATCGCTCGCAATCGGCCCCTTTTCCTGATCCCAACCTTCAGCGCCGTGAATACCTGCTAAGGAAACAAAGGTCTTTTCTGATGGTGAAGTATAAGAAATGTACCATCCGAGAGACTTTGCGGAGTTGTTATCGATGAAAGAGTCCCATCCGTTCACCAAATAAAGTGCGGCATAAACATTGTCCGTTAAATCATATCCTGCCTTAATTCCGGTGTGGGTAAAAGGGATTGCATTGTTATAAAGCGTGCCGTGCTGATAATTAGGGTTCCCTATGTTTTCAACCAGCTCTAATCCAATCCATGTATACATCTTACCTGCGGTAATGGTTAATCCTTTACCTATTGGCGCAATCCATGAAATATTTGCTGTGGCTACGGTAAAAATATCGTCTCTGTCGGGATCATTCGTACCCCGGGGAGTTGCTTCTCCCAAGAAAGTAATTCTTTTCGCCTTTTCACCAAAATAGGTATGTAACTGCCAGCCTATAGGGTGTTCTTCAGTGGCTTCCTTATCTAAGAAAAGGGTAAAGCTCTCGAAGGTTAATGAATTATTTTCGTTTTCACCAATAAAGTTCAAGCCACTCGCAAGTTCATCCTGTTGAGGAGAATTGCTATGTTTCTTGAAACTGTAAAAATAATTCACATCCAAAAATCCGCTCAAAGAAACGTTTTTTAGGCCACCTAATAAGGGTGAATCCCACACGGTTTCGTTTACCTCTGCTAATATTTCCTCTTTTAACTCTGCCTTTAATGCTTCTCTGTCAAAATCCTGTGCAAAAGTAGTTTGACTTGCTAAAAAAATTCCTGCAGCAAGCAGTGGAAGCATAAAAGAAAACTTTTTATGTATCATAATTACTTTTCTCCTATTCTTGTAAGATTGTTAAAAACCAATTCTAACGAAACGTAAGATTGTTGTAAAATATCCCTCCTTTCCTCTTCCTCTTTTTTACTATTAAAAGATTTTTACATAAAACACACAATACTACGTACGAAATAGACGAAAGACCCAAACAACACTTCTTAGTTCCGTGAAAATAATAAGCGAGCAAAGAGAGTGCCTTTGCAATAATATATCATTATATATGAATAATTTATTATTATTAAACTTATTTTTGCAAAAAAATTAATACAACTACTTATAAAATAACACTATATGGCATAGGTATACAAAAGAGGTTAAAATGAAAAATCTTGCATACATTTATAAAGTAAGCATATAATTGGTCATTTTTTATAAAATGGGATATATTTGCCATTAAGAGTGGCCGATATGCTCCATTAACACTTCAAGAGTGGCCGATATGCTCCGTTAACACTTCATACGTGTTATAGGGGGGGGGTATTTTACAGTTATTGACTTTTTTGTAAACAAAATTCGCAGGAGGGTATTGATTAGGGAATCATTTTTCTTGACCTTAACAGTTTTACAAGTATAATCGAGCGATTTATATGCCGCAGAGACCATAATACCACGATAGTGAGTGATAAGAGAGACACTTAGGTATGTATCTTAGATAGCAAAAATACTTTTTTAATTTATTACAAATGTAAAATTTACATTAAAAGGAGGCGTTAATATTATGTCATTAGATCCTACCAAATTTGCGGATTGGCAGATAGCGGAAGAAGCAGAAAAGGGGATGAAGACTGTATATGAGTTAGCGGATAAATTAGGTCTTGCGAAAGAAGAGCTGCTTCCTCATGGGCACTATGTAGCCAAGGTTGATTACAAGAAAATATTGAAGCGATATGAAGGCAAACCTGACGGCAAATTTGTCGATGTAACCGCCATAACTCCTACGCCACTTGGTGAAGGCAAATCAACAACCACGATAGGGTTGGTGCAGGGACTAGGGAAAAGAGGCAAGAACGTTATAGGTACAATACGGCAGCCGTCCGGCGGCCCTACGATGAACATAAAAGGGTCGGCAGCCGGAGGAGGTCTTTCGCAGTGCATCCCCCTCACGCCATTTTCTTTGGGGCTTACCGGTGATATTAACGCGATAATGAATGCGCATAATTTGGCGATGGTGGCGCTTACCTCAAGAATGCAGCACGAATTTAATTATGACGATGCGACACTTGCCAAAAAAAACCTGAGGCGGTTGAATATTGACCCCCACAGGGTTGAAATGAAATGGATCATAGACTTTTGCGCCCAGTCGCTTCGCCAGATTGTGATTGGATTGGGGGGCAAGATGGACGGGTTCATGATGGAGTCCGGATTTGCCATAGCAGTTTCTTCAGAAATCATGGCAATTCTCTCTGTTGCCAAAGACCTGAAAGACATGCGTGAACGCATGGGAAAGATCGTAGTGGCGTATGACAAATCAGGAAAGCCTGTAACAACGGCTGATCTGGAAGTAGACGGCGCAATGACGGCATGGATGGTGGAGGCTCTCAATCCGAACCTGATGCAAACTATTGAAGGTCAGCCGGTCTTTGTGCATGCTGGTCCTTTTGCCAATATTGCTATCGGGCAGTCTTCAATTGTGGCGGATAGGATTGCTTTGAAACTAGGGGATTACGTGGTTACCGAATCAGGATTTGGCGCGGACATCGGATTTGAGAAATTCTGGAATCTGAAGTGCCGTTTTTCTGGCAGCAAACCGAATGCTGCTGTATTGGTTGCTACTGTGAGGGCGCTCAAGTGTCATGGGGGTGCGCCTGTGCCGGTGCCGGGACATCCGCTTGATCCGTGCTATAAGGAGGAGAATGTCGGGTGGGTGGAAAAAGGGACGGAAAACCTGACCCATCTTATTAATGTTGTGAAAAAGGCGGGGATTAATCCGGTAGTGTGTATTAATGCATTTTATACGGACACAGAGCCGGAGATTAATGCTGTAAGGAGGCTTGCGGAGCGGGCAGGGGCACGCGTTGCGTTGTCAAAGCATTGGCTAAAGGGGGGAGATGGTGCGGTGGAACTTGCTGATGCAGTAATTGATGCCTGCAATGAGCCAAATGACTTTAAATTTCTGTATGAACTCAGCACGCCGCTAAGAACGCGTATAGAGTTAATTGCGGAGCAGGTGTATGGTGCGGACGGCGTGGATTACAGTCCGGACGCTTTAGCAAAAGTAAAGGCCATGGAAGCTGATCCTGAAACTTCAAAGCTTGGAACATGCATGGTGAAGACGCATCTTTCACTCACGGATAATCCCAATATAAAGGGAGCGCCAAAGAACTGGAGGCTGAGTATCCGGGATATTCTGACATTTAAGGGTGCGGGGTTTGTGGTGCCCATTGCGGGGAATATTAAACTGATGCCGGGAACATGTTCCGATCCGGCGTATCGCCGCGTTGATGTTGATGTGGAAACCGGAAAAGTAAAAGGGCTTTTCTGATATATTTTATTATTTTTTTCAACATGATTTAAAAGGCTGCACATTTCAGGGCAAAAGAAGAAGGCTGGCGGATGATAATGAAGTCCACAGCCTTTTTTTTTGAGTGCCTTGTTAACAATGCCTTGACATAAACATTCATCTTCGCTTAAAATGAAATGCCTGTTACCTTTGGTTACTAAGGAGCGCGAAAATACCCCTTCGGCAGTCGTTCCTGACAGAGAGGGAAATCTTAAGATTTGGAACAAGGATTTCCCCGCCGTCTGCCCTGAGCGGAAGATTTCTTGCTATTTCTTTTCCTGAAATGATAAAAGCGAGGGGGGGCGAAATAACAATTACAGGTGAAATCTGTCGTTGTTTAATTATAAAAATTCTTTTTTAGCATTATTTTGAAATTATGATAACAAAATTATTCGGGACATCGAACGATCGGGTATTAAAAAAGATATACCCAATTGTAAAGCAAATAAATTCCCTTGAACCAAAAATGAAGTCTTTGACTGATTCCGAATTACGTCAAAAAACAGATGAATATAAGGAAAGATTGTCAAAAGGCGAAACGATGGATAATATTTTGTCGGAAGCATTTGCCACGGTAAGAGAAGCAAGCAGAAGGATTCTTGTGGTTCCAAATGCGGATAGTCCGGACAAGACGATGAGGCATTTTGATGTTCAGCTT from Candidatus Kuenenia stuttgartiensis carries:
- a CDS encoding type II toxin-antitoxin system PemK/MazF family toxin, whose product is MTRGKVVLVNFPFDDLSTSKVRPAVCLTNPIGSHSHVILAFISSRIPSDLLETDLIIDTSHEGFSGTGLKVASTLRLHRLMTVTTSLCQRELGELSPKFLSEVNNKLKKLFCIR
- a CDS encoding B12-binding domain-containing radical SAM protein, encoding MKITFLVPPPIDGNIPERVAGCAYLLYYVPNIFLLSAAAVLEKAGCEVRYIETTIKKWDRRQFRTFLREDLSDIYSFYSVNLSQKTDMQALHDIREIRGDIPVVFFGPAPSDRPLEFVADDDTYAVRGEPEYTMLELVNALEDKSAINGIKSVSFRSNNGIINNDTREPIENLDELPFPARHLLEEKDVYYNPKLGMRPFTAVCTSRGCSYRCIYCVPSSLSFSRELEYKHYFDKKPPVRKRSSENIIGEFALLKSQGYKAVNMQDDQFVWGEERTIKICEGIKDLDIVWGCSARSDHLTEPIVRAMAAANCKFIDLGVESFNQEILDYVKKDIDVKKNEEAIRLVKKYGISAKINIMFGASPLETMETIRKNTEEVKRLKVDQVMYNIANPFPGTDFYKTAKENNLFVYGDYKPVNVAKEANIAYPHLSKTDLERAVRSANFAFFLSPRFVLKNIRRIGSLDALKAMFRKLF
- a CDS encoding glycosyltransferase → MKFSILIPAYNEEKSISTCLDSLLSVTYPDKEIIVIDDASSDHTVKEVETFASRGVILVKREKNGGRAAALNSGLSRATGEIVVTTDADTGVSPHWLTLFERHFADEEVIAVGGAYKAQNKGNPLANATSVLDQILNGTFRKTFIPNKVSGVNSAIRRDTLLDLGGFNESAWWSEDSELGWKLDKTGKVIYDPENVVYTQYPDTWEGIWRRKFYWGYAMGLKFRQHMPFRLKLWIRPTVFMALFVSLVVFLATIPCGMRVYFVPGLFFGTLLSALTLVYVPIGAIVMIRTGDTGLAKTLPLLAILPIFREFAYVYGMFLGYCKGKPSALKPSWKRKQGKKKL
- the purM gene encoding phosphoribosylformylglycinamidine cyclo-ligase, producing the protein MKEKTKKSVSYKDAGVDIDTKGCFTSNIYSKMQTTFDGRVIENPGGFGGLFALNSRLKKYRQPVLVSSSDGVGTKLKIAFMMNKHDTIGIDLVAMCVNDVVVLGAEPLFFLDYLASSKIIPEVLHEVIDGIVEGCRQAGCSLIGGETPEMPGFYQKGEYDIAGFVVGVVEKDEIINGKNITPGDVVLGLGSNGIHSNGYSLVRKIFFEEAGMKPSRSLRKYGLKTTLGEEILKPTRIYVKAILKILNKYKNKTVIKGMAHITGGGLLENIPRILPEGCSVKIDKTRWDIPAIFKIMQDIGNINEREMFRVFNMGIGMALIVSALDVKKIMNDLNAAGESVSVIGEVTEGERSVQVI
- a CDS encoding carbohydrate porin; its protein translation is MIHKKFSFMLPLLAAGIFLASQTTFAQDFDREALKAELKEEILAEVNETVWDSPLLGGLKNVSLSGFLDVNYFYSFKKHSNSPQQDELASGLNFIGENENNSLTFESFTLFLDKEATEEHPIGWQLHTYFGEKAKRITFLGEATPRGTNDPDRDDIFTVATANISWIAPIGKGLTITAGKMYTWIGLELVENIGNPNYQHGTLYNNAIPFTHTGIKAGYDLTDNVYAALYLVNGWDSFIDNNSAKSLGWYISYTSPSEKTFVSLAGIHGAEGWDQEKGPIASDAQRSSSTGGLTQMFDLVASYQLTNKLKLMFNGDWGVAEDAAMDISSGMATGTTGHWWGVAGYSLYDFTDWFQGVVRYEYLDDTDGVRWFDTSVWDVTVTANIKVRENLLFRPEFRYINFAGDDSADEEVIVGAGVEYLF
- a CDS encoding formate--tetrahydrofolate ligase; this encodes MSLDPTKFADWQIAEEAEKGMKTVYELADKLGLAKEELLPHGHYVAKVDYKKILKRYEGKPDGKFVDVTAITPTPLGEGKSTTTIGLVQGLGKRGKNVIGTIRQPSGGPTMNIKGSAAGGGLSQCIPLTPFSLGLTGDINAIMNAHNLAMVALTSRMQHEFNYDDATLAKKNLRRLNIDPHRVEMKWIIDFCAQSLRQIVIGLGGKMDGFMMESGFAIAVSSEIMAILSVAKDLKDMRERMGKIVVAYDKSGKPVTTADLEVDGAMTAWMVEALNPNLMQTIEGQPVFVHAGPFANIAIGQSSIVADRIALKLGDYVVTESGFGADIGFEKFWNLKCRFSGSKPNAAVLVATVRALKCHGGAPVPVPGHPLDPCYKEENVGWVEKGTENLTHLINVVKKAGINPVVCINAFYTDTEPEINAVRRLAERAGARVALSKHWLKGGDGAVELADAVIDACNEPNDFKFLYELSTPLRTRIELIAEQVYGADGVDYSPDALAKVKAMEADPETSKLGTCMVKTHLSLTDNPNIKGAPKNWRLSIRDILTFKGAGFVVPIAGNIKLMPGTCSDPAYRRVDVDVETGKVKGLF